In Rubrivirga marina, the following are encoded in one genomic region:
- the fliR gene encoding flagellar biosynthetic protein FliR, with the protein MIGTDPASLLRLALVFGRVSGVMVAAPVFSQKGVPVPLKVLLSVLLSVILTGFAQGPLPPHAAHPVGFVLAVSVEVLTGLLMGYAVRFVFWAVDVAGEVIGFQMSLSMAQAYDPMSGASSNPLGRMVTWLFLLVFVLLDGPQSLVVGLARSFVAVPLGGADLAAGGPLLLSWTGGFFSTAVRLAMPFMVALFLVDVGLGVFARVVPQADLFSISLPLKLLAGLAIAVAFVASFVPLAPSLVDGAFGALDALFGALAP; encoded by the coding sequence ATGATCGGCACCGACCCCGCCTCGCTGCTCCGCCTCGCGCTCGTGTTCGGGCGCGTGAGCGGCGTGATGGTGGCCGCGCCCGTGTTCAGCCAGAAGGGCGTGCCGGTCCCGCTGAAGGTGCTCCTCAGCGTGCTCCTGAGCGTGATCCTGACCGGGTTCGCGCAGGGCCCTTTGCCGCCGCACGCCGCGCACCCGGTCGGGTTCGTGCTGGCCGTGTCCGTCGAGGTCCTGACCGGCCTGCTCATGGGCTACGCCGTCCGGTTCGTGTTCTGGGCCGTCGACGTGGCCGGCGAGGTCATCGGGTTCCAGATGAGCCTGTCGATGGCCCAGGCCTACGACCCCATGAGCGGGGCGTCGTCGAACCCACTCGGACGGATGGTGACGTGGCTGTTCCTCCTCGTGTTCGTCCTCCTCGACGGGCCGCAGTCGCTCGTGGTGGGGCTGGCGCGGTCGTTCGTGGCCGTCCCGCTCGGCGGGGCCGACCTCGCCGCCGGCGGCCCGCTCCTCCTGTCGTGGACCGGCGGGTTCTTCTCGACGGCGGTCCGCCTAGCGATGCCGTTCATGGTGGCCCTCTTCCTCGTCGACGTGGGGCTCGGCGTGTTCGCCCGCGTGGTCCCGCAGGCCGACCTGTTCTCGATCAGCCTCCCGCTCAAGCTCCTCGCCGGGCTGGCGATCGCCGTCGCGTTCGTCGCCTCGTTCGTCCCGCTCGCCCCGTCGCTGGTGGACGGGGCCTTCGGCGCGCTCGACGCCCTGTTCGGCGCGCTCGCGCCGTAG